One genomic region from Mauremys reevesii isolate NIE-2019 linkage group 7, ASM1616193v1, whole genome shotgun sequence encodes:
- the FKBP2 gene encoding peptidyl-prolyl cis-trans isomerase FKBP2 isoform X1 has product MGKMATPRAGSGPGQSGSGSCRRLRRGVWSGVWRGGRSRLLLEGLGTFGCTKMQSSQATALLTLCLWALCHPALGTEGKRKLQIGVKKRVENCPIKSRKGDVLHMHYTGKLEDGTEFDSSIPRDQPFIFSLGTGQVIKGWDQGLLGMCEGEKRKLVIPSELGYGDRGAPPKIPGGATLIFEVELLKIERRPEL; this is encoded by the exons ATGGGGAAGATGGCGACCCCCAGGGCGGGTTCCGGGCCTGGCCAATCGGGAAGTGGGAGCTGCCGGCGGCTGCGCAGAGGGGTTTGGAGCGGGGTCTGGCGAGGAG GGAGAAGCCGGCTCCTGCTGGAGGGCCTGGGGACATTTGGGTGCACAAA GATGCAGTCGAGCCAGGCCACAGCGCTGCTCACGCTCTGCCTGTGGGCGCTTTGCCATCCAGCGCTGGGCACCGAGGGCAAGAGAAAGCTGCAGATTGGCGTCAAGAAGCGGGTGGAGAACTGTCCCATCAAATCCCGCAAGGGAGATGTGCTGCACATGCATTACACC GGCAAGCTAGAAGATGGGACCGAGTTTGACAGCAGCATCCCACGTGACCAGCCCTTCATCTTCTCGCTGGGGACGGGCCAAGTCATCAAAGGCTGGGACCAAGGCCTGCTTGG GATGTGTGAGGGTGAGAAGAGGAAACTGGTGATTCCCTCTGAGCTGG GCTACGGGGACCGAGGGGCTCCACCCAAGATCCCAG GTGGCGCAACACTGATCTTCGAGGTGGAGCTGCTGAAGATTGAGCGACGACCGGAGCTGTAg
- the FKBP2 gene encoding peptidyl-prolyl cis-trans isomerase FKBP2 isoform X2 has protein sequence MRFSGWHTRGQWCLMLLGQGVEERLLQLEDRMQSSQATALLTLCLWALCHPALGTEGKRKLQIGVKKRVENCPIKSRKGDVLHMHYTGKLEDGTEFDSSIPRDQPFIFSLGTGQVIKGWDQGLLGMCEGEKRKLVIPSELGYGDRGAPPKIPGGATLIFEVELLKIERRPEL, from the exons ATGAGATTCTCTGGCTGGCACACCAGAGGGCAGTGGTGTCTGATGCTACTAGGgcagggagtggaggagaggCTCCTTCAGCTGGAGGACAG GATGCAGTCGAGCCAGGCCACAGCGCTGCTCACGCTCTGCCTGTGGGCGCTTTGCCATCCAGCGCTGGGCACCGAGGGCAAGAGAAAGCTGCAGATTGGCGTCAAGAAGCGGGTGGAGAACTGTCCCATCAAATCCCGCAAGGGAGATGTGCTGCACATGCATTACACC GGCAAGCTAGAAGATGGGACCGAGTTTGACAGCAGCATCCCACGTGACCAGCCCTTCATCTTCTCGCTGGGGACGGGCCAAGTCATCAAAGGCTGGGACCAAGGCCTGCTTGG GATGTGTGAGGGTGAGAAGAGGAAACTGGTGATTCCCTCTGAGCTGG GCTACGGGGACCGAGGGGCTCCACCCAAGATCCCAG GTGGCGCAACACTGATCTTCGAGGTGGAGCTGCTGAAGATTGAGCGACGACCGGAGCTGTAg
- the FKBP2 gene encoding peptidyl-prolyl cis-trans isomerase FKBP2 isoform X3: MQSSQATALLTLCLWALCHPALGTEGKRKLQIGVKKRVENCPIKSRKGDVLHMHYTGKLEDGTEFDSSIPRDQPFIFSLGTGQVIKGWDQGLLGMCEGEKRKLVIPSELGYGDRGAPPKIPGGATLIFEVELLKIERRPEL; the protein is encoded by the exons ATGCAGTCGAGCCAGGCCACAGCGCTGCTCACGCTCTGCCTGTGGGCGCTTTGCCATCCAGCGCTGGGCACCGAGGGCAAGAGAAAGCTGCAGATTGGCGTCAAGAAGCGGGTGGAGAACTGTCCCATCAAATCCCGCAAGGGAGATGTGCTGCACATGCATTACACC GGCAAGCTAGAAGATGGGACCGAGTTTGACAGCAGCATCCCACGTGACCAGCCCTTCATCTTCTCGCTGGGGACGGGCCAAGTCATCAAAGGCTGGGACCAAGGCCTGCTTGG GATGTGTGAGGGTGAGAAGAGGAAACTGGTGATTCCCTCTGAGCTGG GCTACGGGGACCGAGGGGCTCCACCCAAGATCCCAG GTGGCGCAACACTGATCTTCGAGGTGGAGCTGCTGAAGATTGAGCGACGACCGGAGCTGTAg